Proteins encoded within one genomic window of Synechococcus sp. PCC 7335:
- a CDS encoding response regulator transcription factor, with amino-acid sequence MKRQRPVTIAEQQRLTFNKLSIDPIRREVTLANDLVPLTALEFDLLHFLAGHPGRVWRRAELIQKVWDYEYVGDQRVVDVHIGQIRKKIEIDTTQPTLIQTVRGVGYKFEPPETAENG; translated from the coding sequence TTGAAACGGCAACGCCCTGTGACGATCGCTGAGCAGCAGCGCCTAACCTTCAACAAGCTCTCGATTGATCCAATCCGTCGTGAAGTCACCCTAGCGAATGACTTAGTACCGTTGACTGCGCTAGAGTTTGACCTACTACATTTTCTAGCTGGACATCCGGGCCGGGTATGGCGTCGGGCGGAACTGATTCAGAAGGTATGGGACTACGAGTATGTAGGTGACCAAAGAGTAGTCGATGTGCATATCGGTCAAATCAGAAAGAAAATTGAGATCGATACGACCCAACCGACACTCATTCAAACGGTGCGTGGGGTTGGCTATAAGTTTGAGCCCCCTGAAACGGCAGAAAACGGGTGA
- a CDS encoding response regulator, with translation MADAKILVVDDEPAIRNLIHRFLAKQDYQMESAEDGKTALAIFEQFNPDLVILDVNLPDANGYDLCKEMQSRTGVFVLMLTSRTDEADKIRGFHTGADDYIT, from the coding sequence ATGGCCGATGCCAAAATCCTCGTGGTCGATGATGAACCCGCTATTCGCAACCTGATTCATCGCTTCTTAGCCAAACAAGATTATCAGATGGAATCGGCTGAGGATGGGAAAACTGCGCTCGCGATTTTCGAGCAATTCAACCCTGACTTGGTGATTCTTGATGTCAACTTGCCTGATGCTAATGGATATGACCTATGTAAGGAAATGCAGTCTCGAACGGGCGTGTTCGTGCTGATGTTGACAAGCCGCACTGATGAGGCGGACAAAATTCGCGGATTCCACACCGGCGCCGATGACTATATCACTTAG